The Sporosarcina sp. Te-1 DNA window TTAAAAAGGGAAGTTGAAAAGAGGCTGCCCTCAAAACGTGCCGCCCATGTGTTCCGCGTAGCGGAAACCGCAATAGCTCTTGCGAGAATTTACTCACTTGATATCGAGAAGGTTGAGATCGCCGCTCTATGTCATGATATCGCCAAAGCGATGGACCGAGATCAGTTGCGATCTATTATCGAAGATAACGACGTAGACCAGCGTTATCTTTCCTTTCCACACGAGCTGTGGCATGCCCCAGTAGGAGCTGTCATCGCTGAAAGGGATTTCGGAATAACCGATGAGGATGTGCTGCACGCCATCAGGTACCACACGACCGGGCGGAAAGGCATGTCAGATCTGGAGAAGGTAATCTATATTGCTGATCTGATTGAGCCTGGCCGTGATTTTGCAGGCGTTGAGGATTTGCGCATCATCGCCCAGGTCTGTTTGGATGATGCCATGAAAGCGAGCATTAGTCATACACTCCAATACCTAATAGGGCAGCAGGCTATGGTGTTTCCTGATTCTGTGGAGTGCTATAACGAACATGTTGAAAGATAGAATTTTTGCAGAGATCGTATGAGGAGAGGAATAAAATTATGCCAACATTACTTGAACTAGCATATAAAGCGGTAGACGATAAAAAAGGTGAAGATATTGTCGTGTTGAACATGGAGGGAATCTCTTTGATTGCCGACCAATTTATCATCACACATGCAAATTCGGAGCGACAAGTGCAAGCAATCGCACGCGAAGTATCAGAGAAAGCATCTGAGAACGGATATGAAGTAAAACGGATTGAAGGAATGGATAACGGCCGTTGGGTCCTAGTCGATTTGGGTGATGTAGTCGTTCATGTATTCCACCGGGATGAAAGAGGCTATTACAACTTGGAGAAACTTTGGGGAGATGCTCCGATGCTCGACATGGCAGATCAACATGAATGAAAGCTACACACATTTTGCGGCAGTTTACGATGAGTTGATGGACGATATTCCGTATGACCGTTATGTCGAGATGGCAGAAGATGCAATAGGTTCCTTGTACGGGAAGCGGCTGCTTGACATTGGTTGCGGGACAGGGCTGTTATCCGTTAAATTTGCCAAAAAGGGCGCTCGTGTAACGGGAGTCGATTTGTCCGCCGATATGCTGGCCATCGCAGCGGAACGCGCCAAATCTTTGTCGCTCGATCTCTCATTTCTACAACAGCCGATGCAGGAATTGACGGTTGCCGGTCCCTATGACGGCGCTATTATTTCCATCGATTCATTGAACTACGTAAAGAAACGTGAAGATGTCATTCAGACATTCCAGCGAATTTACGATGCACTTGAAGACGGCGGTACACTGTTATTCGATGTCCACTCGACGTATAAGACCGATGTCATTTTCATGGAGAGCCCTTTTGTATTCGACAACGGAAGAATCGCTTACATATGGCAAACTGATGAGGGGGACGAGGAGCATTCCATCTACTCGGAACTGGCGTTCTTTGTCAGAAATGAGAATGGCTTGTATCGACGTTTTGACGAAGTTCATTATCAAAGGACATTTGATACGTACAGCTATGTTGATATGTTGACGGAAGCAGGATTTGCGATTGAGCGGATTTTTGCGGACTGGGAGGATGAACCGCCTCGCGAGGAGAGTGAGCGGATCTTTTTCCAAGCAAGGAAATAGGGACTTCCGTTTTAGGCGGGAATCCTTTATAGTAGAGGTGACTCCATATGGATGCCTTGGTGAAAGGGGAAGATTCCGTTTTTATCAATTGTATCCGGCAAATGGCGTAAACTACTAACCCCCTTCTTTGCAGTCGCAATTATTTCCGTTTTACTGTTCTTACCCCGAGGACAAGCTACTGATGATTATGTAGCGAACGGACAACTCACAATCTCTCAACCTAATGAAATACTTGAAGTAGACCTAACAAACGATATTGAAATGATGGAGCCTGAGAAACCGTCCCCTGTCGTTGTCGATGTCAAAGGGGCGGTCAACTTTCCGGGTGTCTATGCCTTGACAGACGAAAATCGGCTGATTGATGCAATCGAAGCCGCTGGCGGGTATTTGCCGAATGCGGATTCCCGTCTTCTCAACCATGCGATGAAGCTGAAAGATGAATTGGTCATCTATGTTCCTGAAGTAGGGGAAGTACTTGATGGTTTTCCCGCAGAAACGATTGGCCTGGAAGGAGAGTCGTCGTCTAGAGAGGATGGAACCGTGAACATCAATACAGCCTCGGAACAGGAATTGATGACCATACCAGGTATCGGACCATCCAAAGCTGCGGCAATTGTTCAATATCGGGAAGAGCATGGACCGTTTCCGTCTGAGAAAGATTTGACGAAAGTGTCTGGCATTGGACAAAAGACATTCGAGAACTTGGAATCGTTCATTTCAGTAAAATAGATGATGAATAGATGGAGGCATACATATGGAGCGCATCACATGGGACCAATTCTTCATGGCTCAATGCCATTTGCTGGCAGTAAGAAGCACATGTACTCGACTTGCGGTAGGTGCTACAATTGTCCGGGATAACCGGATCATCGCGGGGGGCTACAACGGCTCCATTTCCGGAGGCGACCATTGTATTGATCATGGCTGTTATGTCGTCGGCAATCATTGTGTCAGAACCATTCATGCAGAAATGAACGCTTTGCTGCAATGCGCGAAATACGGCATACCTGTGGGCGGATCATCATTATATGTGACACATTTCCCTTGCCTACAATGTTCAAAAGCAATCATTCAAGCTGGCATCAAACATGTTTTTTATGCAAAAGATTACAAGAATGATGAATATGCCATACAGTTGTTCAAGCAATCCGGTGTTTCAGTCCAGCATATTTCATTTGACGAGCGTTCAATCGATTTTGCTCATGAAGAAAAAAGAGTGCTGATCGAAGAGTTGCTTCAAAAGATGGAAACTTGCGGCATGGATCATGAAGAGCTTGTCCCTTTAAAGAAAAGGGCTGATGACTTATTTGGCGTAACTTTCTAGATATTCGAATGATTTATATTGCGATACCGGTTGCTGTATCCGCATTTGCGGCATACGGCCCGGTCTATCTCCTCTTACTGAATATCTGTTGGATTCCGGTTCTCCTTTTCGTTAAGCGTGATTTCCTCACTTTTACCCTCGCTGCCCTCGCGGCTGTTTCCTCTTATTTTTTCATTTCCAACTTCATTCCCGAGCCAGCGGATGGTTCATTCGGTACTATCGAATTTACCTGGACCGACTCGGTCAAAATTGACGGAGGCAAAATAAAAGGCATTGCTAAAACGAATTTAGGGGAGCGCATGTATATCACATATGCATTGCAGAGTGAAGTTGAAAAAAATCAATTTCTACTTGAGCATATCCCTTCCTATGTATTTTCAGCGGAAGGGAGTATCGTCGATCCGCAACCGGCATCCCATCCATTTTCATTTGCCATGAGCCGTTATTTAAAAATGAACGGAGCATCAGGAGTTTTTGAGGTGGTTCGGATTTCGGAAAGCCGTAAATCGAAAGGGCCGTTGACCAAATTGTCCGAATGGAGGTATCGAGCAAAACAACATATTCAACAGGCCTTTCCCGAGTCTTTGCGGACAGAAGCAGAAGCGCTGTTGATCGGCGATCGGAGCGGTATGGATGAAGACTTATCCAAAGCTTATCGCACCTTAGGCATTACCCATTTATTCGCCATATCTGGTTTGCATGTCGGCCTCATGACGTATTTAATCCGGCTTGCGCTCATTCGTCTCTTGGTTCGGGTGGAAACTGTCGATACGCTATTGATTGTATTGCTGCCCTGTTACGCCATATTGGCCGGCGGTGCGCCTTCAGTATGGCGCGCGGTATCCGTGACAGTATTGCTGTTGTTGACGGCAAGCGGAAAACTCAACATGCGAATGGATGATGCCTTAGCTCTAAGTGCCATCTTTTTTATTCTTCTGGCGCCTTATGTTATTTTTCAACCCGGCTTTCAACTAAGCTATTCAGCCGCAATTGCACTCGTTTATTCATCTGGTTCCATCTTAAAGGGAAAGCCTCCATTGCTGATTTCATTCTTGGTAACGTCAATTACCCAGATTGCCTTATATCCCATTTTATTGTTTCATTTTTATGAGTTGTCCATTTCCTCTTTCTTCGTTAATCTGCTTTATGTACCTTTGTATTCCGTCATCATTTTGCCGATGAATGTGCTGTTATTTGTGTCTTCATTATTAGTGCCGCCCATAGCTACCTTTCTTTTTATGATTTATACCCCTTTACGTTCATGGATGGGGTCGGTCACGGAATTCTTAGCCGCTTTGCCCTTTCAATTATGGACGCCCGGCAGACCGGAACCAATGTTGGCGGCTTTTGCAGTCACATGTATTCTGCTCTTTTTCATTAGCTTGGAAAAGAAATGGAGCTGGAAACGAAAAATATTGTTCTTGCTTTTGCCCATCATAATGATACAAGTGAAGCCTATTTTTAATCCTACTATTGCAGTCACATTCCTGGATGTCGGACAAGGGGATAGCATCGTGATTCAAATGCCGTTTCGGAAGTCGGTGTACGTTATTGATACAGGAGGTACTGTAAGTTTCGGGGAGCGGAATTGGAGGACGCCAGATCGGTCGTTTGAAGTGGGGCGGAATATAGTCGTCCCGTTCTTAAAAGGGCAAGGGATTACGAAGGTGGACAAACTGATACTTACTCACGCAGATAGCGATCATATGGAAGGGGCAGATGAACTGATAGAAGAGCTGCAAGTGAAGGAAATCCATATACCACCTGAAAGCGATCAAGAACAAATGATGGAACCCGTTGTCAGGCTTGCAATGGAAAAGCGTATACCGATTTTCCAGGCTTCAGAAGGAATAGGTTGGTCGATAGATGGAATACATTTCCTTTATCTTGGACCTGAAACGGGGGAATATAAAGGAAATGATAGTTCTCTTGTTCTGCTGATGGTGGTAGAAGGTCTATCTTTCCTTTTCACAGGGGATATGGAAGAGGGAGGGGAGAATCGAATCATCAGCCGATATGGAAATGCGGACTTTGGAAAAGTCATATTAAAGGCGGGCCATCATGGCAGTAGGACATCCAGCACAGACGATTTCATCCAGTTCCTTTTGCCGCAATTGTCTATTGTCTCAGCGGGCAGGGACAACAGATATGGCCATCCGCATCAGGAAGTGATGGAGACGTTCCAAAATTGCGGCGTCCCCGTCCTGTCGACTGCGGACTCTGGATCGATTACCATAACGATTCAGGATGGCGTCTATCGCATTACAACCATGCACTAAATAAAACGGACAACCGACGGCCATGGAAGGCTGCAGTTGTCCGTTTCTTTCGCATGTATTAGCGTGCGACGAAGTCGACGATTGTAGCAATAACGAAAATTGCGGAGAAACCTAAGAAAGCTACGACGAATCCGACTCCTGAGTCAATTAAATCATTGCGTTTGGATTGAACATCCTTTTCGAAATCATTCATTGCTACACCTCCTGATTCCTTTCTAGTATAGATGATAAGATTGGAAAAATCCATAACAATCCGTTATATGTGGCTTGATTTCAACAAACGACACAAATTGTTCATAGAGGGTCATGTTTACGATATAATGAGGTACAGATGGAGGTGGAAACATGGCAAATAAACAATGGAAAAAAATCGAATCCGGTCAGCTGGCACCCGTTTACTTGTTGACAGGAGTGGAACAGCATATATTCGACTCGACAATCAAACGGATTGTAAAAGCGATGCCTGATATCGAGGAGGCGTCCGTCATCCGATATGATTTGGATGAGACGCCGGTGGAAATCGTTTTGGAAGAAGCCGATACGCTTCCATTCCTGGAAGATCGGAAATTGATTATCGCGAACAACGCCTCCTTTTTGAAAGCGTCGGATAAAACGAAAGAAAAAATAGTACATAATTTGGACTTTCTCCAAAGCTGGCTAACAAATCCGTCCCCTACTGCCATTGTTGTTTTTACGGCACCTTATGAAAAACTGGATGGCCGGCTGCGCGTTACAAAGACAATGCTGGAGAAAGCTGAAGTCATCGAGGCGAACCGCTTGACGGGCCGCGACTTGACTACATGGATCCAGCATGAGGTTGGATCGCAGGGCATGCAAATTACTGGGGAAATAGCCCAACTGTTAGTCGATTGGGTCGGTGATGACTTGCTTATGCTATCCAATGAGCTTTCGAAGATCGCCATGTTTACAGGCGGAAAAGGCGATGTGACGGAAGAGATTATTGAAAAGTTGGTACCCCGGACGCCCGAAATGGATGTTTTCCGCTTGACGGATGCGTATTTGGCGGGAAAAGTGAAAGAGGCCATTTCCATCTATCACGATTTGCTGAGAAATGGGGAAGAACCGATCATGCTCACCTCGTTATTGGCCGGACAGATTCGATTGATGGTGCATGTCTCTTCTTTGCAGCGGAAAGGTTATCACGGACAACAAATTGCTAAAACATTGAATGTCCATCCCTACCGTGTAAAGTTGATCATGGAAAATCGGCAGCTGCCCTCAATGGAAAGATTGTTGGATTTATTGTCCAAGCTGGCGGAGATTGATTTTAAACTCAAATCGTCAAGCGGCAAGCGTGAGAGGATATTGGAACTGTTCTTTATGGAGCCGATGAGGTTATAAAATAAGCGTCTCTGGACCAGTAAAAACGTATAGTAACACATGAAAAAACAAGCTGTCTACGAAGCAATGGATGCGACATAGACAGCTTGTCCTTTTGTCAACCGGCACAAAATCTCCGGATTGATTATTATAACGCTTTTTTCGTAAGTCGAGCTTTTTGACGAGCTGCAGTGTTCTTGTGGATAAGACCTTTGCGTGCAGCAGAGTCCAATTTTTTAACCGCGTCCTTCAAAAGTTCAGGAGCGTTCTCTTCTTTATTGATAAGCGCAGTATCAGCTTTACGTACAGCTGTACGCATTGCAGCTTTTACTTGAGAGTTTTGCTCATTTGCAGCAGCGCTTTGTTTTACGCGCTTAATAGCACCTTTAATGTTTGGCATTCCATTCACCTCCAATTTCAGGTAAGACAAGAGTGTTTCCAAAGTGATCCGGATTCTCTTTACAACATTAACATTTTAGCAAACAGCCTGCAAGAACGCAATAAAAATATGCAAAGAATATTTCCTTGACACAACGTGCAAACTGAATCAGAGGTGATGAAAAAAATGGGACAGCATGATTATTATCGAACTGATTTGGTTGTTGAAGATGACGAGATGGTCCGTCATCAGTCGAAAAGCGAGAAAGAGAAGCTGGAAGAGACTAAAGATGTCCTTTTTGATGAAATCAGACACGGCAGAATTATTTTGACGAAAGTGAGAATATTGCCGGAAGCAGAAGAGCGAATTGGAAAGAAGGCCGGTTCCTATGTCACTTTAACTTTACCCACTTTACGCTATGACGATAAAGAGGGGATAGAGGACATGACTAAGCTTCTTATGAAGCAACTGGATGACATGTTAGAGGAGATTCACCTCCCGCCAGAAGGGAAAATTCTATTCATCGGCCTTGGCAACCGAGAAGTGACGCCCGATGCGATTGGTCCGCTGACAATGGACCGAATGACAGAAATAGTGCCGAAATATTTTTCGGATGAAGGGGCAGAAGTCTATGTATATGCACCAGGTGTAACCATTCAGACAGGATTGGAAACAGCTGAATTTGTCGGTGCAGTCATCGATAAAATCAAGCCTGACGTATTAATTGTGATTGATGCCTTAGCCGCAAAGGATAGTTCAAGACTTTGCAGGACGATTCAAATGACAGATACCGGGATCCATCCGGGCTCCGGAGTCGGAAACAGCCGGAAGGAAGTATCGAAAGAAACACTCGGAATACCGGTTATCGCCATCGGGATCCCGACTGTCGTGGATGGTCCGGTGCTAATTGCCGATGCAATCGATACGATGTTCAGCTATATCGCATCCAAAATTGAAGACGAGTCACGTCCATCATCCAAGTTAACTGTATCGAATTGGTTGTATGAAGTGAACAAGGAAGCAGACCGTTCCAAGCTCATACCGATTTTCGGAGATTGGTCCTCCTGGCCGCATGAGGACCGGATTCAATTGTTCGAAGAGGTATTATCGAACCGTGAATTGAATACATTCATTTCACCAAAGGAAATAGATGCTTGGGTCTATCTTTACGCGGATGCTTTATCAAGCGCACTTTTCAAATGGATTGATAAATTGAAATCCACTCATTAATAAAGTCCCCCCGGCATATAGTTGGAGCACGGGGGGATGCTATTTGAAAAAATCGATGCAAATCTGGATTGCCGCCATAGTCACACTTTTCCTTTTCCCGATCGTCATGCAATTTCTTCCTGAAGGGACATCCGTGGCTTCAACAAAAATTATGAAAGACAATGCATTCATCGTGTACGCCTCAAATGTCATGGAGGAAGTGGAACCAGCAAAAGAAGATACAAAAGCAAAAGTGCTGCTGTATTTCACACACTCCCATGAGGCGTATGAACCGATGACGAAAGCGGCGGATGGTAAGGTTGCGACAAACCACCAAACTGAGAACATCATGAAATTGGGTGCAAAATTGAAAAGCCAATTGATTATTAACGGCATTGATGCAAGTACACTGGATATTGATAACAGCAAGGAAATCAGAAGAAAAGGAATCCACTATAGTAAATCATATGCAGAGATACGTCCTCATGTCAAAAAAGCAATAAGCGAGCAACCGTATGATTTAGTCATTGATGTGCACCGCGATGCGGTCGGTCCGGAGAAGACGACGATTGTCCATGAAGGGGAGCGATACGCGAAAGTTGCGTTTGTCCTTGGAACAGATCATCCTCAATATAAGCAAAACATGGAGAATGTGTTACTGGTAAAACGTGGAATGGAAAAACTGGTGCCCGGCATTACAAGAGATATTATTCAGAAAGGCGGTCCGGGGGTTGATGGGAAATATAATCAAGATCTGGATCCTTCTGTTATTCTGATTGAGTTGGGTGGAATCGGCAACACCGAGGATGAACTGAATCGTACGATCGCCATAATAGCAGAAACTATTGCACAAGTCTTAGCCGCAAAAGAGGAGGAAGCTAATTCGGAAGGAGCCGTTTAAAGTTTCCATCGGCAGATGAAGAAGTTTATCTTCATCTGTTTTTTTGGTGTGCCCAGCATGGGCGTAGTCTATAGGGTGCAAGTCCCGAACTGTGAAGGCAGAAGTAGCGGTTAGCCTAACGCAAGGGTGTCCGCGGTGACGTGGGATCTGAAGGAAGCGAGCGGCAAACCTCCGGTCTGAGGAACACGAACTTCATATAAGGCTATATACGATTGGGTGAGTGTGCCAAACAAAACAAAGCCCTTTCTGCTGAAGGTCGTATGTAGTAAATGAAGCAGATAGTTGGAGGGAAAGACTACGTTCTTACCTGGGGAGGTCTGATTGATACGCCAAGTACACTTGGTAACCTATCCAGTGATGGATAGCTGAACAGTCAGAAGTCAGCAGAAGCCATAGTACCATTCGAACTCGAGAAGAATGGGAAGGGCCGAACAATTAAGAGAGAGCAACATCTTGGCATTCAGTAACCTGTGTGAAACACAGATAACCGATAAGGCATGCCCGAAGGAGGAAGTGGTGAATCCCACGGGGGACTTCAGGATGGTGTAGCAGGACTGGCATAAGAAGAATCGTTGTTCACGGAAAGAGGCGTAACACATGTTGATGGAGCGAATACTATCACGCGAAAACCTGCTTTCTGCCCTGAAACGGGTGGAACGCAATAAAGGAAGCCATGGTGTGGATGGAATGCCCGTACAAAACCTACGGAAGCATTTCCTGGAACACTGGGAATCCATGAAAATGGAACTTCTTCAGGGAACCTATGAACCGCAACCTGTCCGCAGGGTCGAAATCCAGAAACCTGACGGAGGCGTGCGTCTATTAGGCATCCCTACCGTGATAGACCGCTTCATTCAACAGGCAATAGCCCAAGTGTTAACTTCTTTGTATGACCCTACGTTTTCAGAACATAGTTATGGATTTCGACCAAATCGAAGTGCTCATGACGGGGTGAGGAAAGCGCAAAGGTATATACAAGAAGGGAATCGATGGGTTATAGATATAGACCTAGAGAAATTCTTTGACAAGGTGAACCATGACAAACTCATGGGGAAACTTGCGAAACGAATTGAAGATAAACGTCTACTGAAGTTAATCCGTAAATACCTGAAGTCAGGAATCATGATAAATGGTATCGTGACGACAAGTGAAAAAGGTACTCCGCAAGGAGGACCCCTTAGTCCGTTACTTTCCAACATAGTTCTCGATGAACTTGATAAAGAACTGGAGGAAAGGGGACATAAATTTGTCCGCTACGCCGATGACTGCAATATCTACGTGAAAACGATGAAAGCAGGAAATCGGGTTATGAGTTCCGTTACTTCATTTATCGAAGGAAAACTTAAGTTGAGAGTGAATCCGAATAAATCCGCAGTTGACCGCCCTTGGAAGAGGACGTTTCTTGGATTCAGCTTTACTTCTCATAGAGAACCGAAGGTTCGGATTGCCAAAGAAAGCGTGAAACGGATGAAGTACAAAATCCGTGAGATAACTTCACGGAAGAAACCTTATCCGATGGACTACCGAATAGAGAAACTTAATCAATATCTTATGGGATGGTGCGGCTACTTTGCGTTGGCAGATACGCCGAGCGTATTCAGAATCTTCGATTCGTGGATCAGAAGAAGGCTTCGAATGTGTATGTGGAAAGCCTGGAAACAACCAAAAACTAGG harbors:
- the yqeK gene encoding bis(5'-nucleosyl)-tetraphosphatase (symmetrical) YqeK; this encodes MLIEELKREVEKRLPSKRAAHVFRVAETAIALARIYSLDIEKVEIAALCHDIAKAMDRDQLRSIIEDNDVDQRYLSFPHELWHAPVGAVIAERDFGITDEDVLHAIRYHTTGRKGMSDLEKVIYIADLIEPGRDFAGVEDLRIIAQVCLDDAMKASISHTLQYLIGQQAMVFPDSVECYNEHVER
- the rsfS gene encoding ribosome silencing factor produces the protein MPTLLELAYKAVDDKKGEDIVVLNMEGISLIADQFIITHANSERQVQAIAREVSEKASENGYEVKRIEGMDNGRWVLVDLGDVVVHVFHRDERGYYNLEKLWGDAPMLDMADQHE
- a CDS encoding class I SAM-dependent methyltransferase — its product is MNESYTHFAAVYDELMDDIPYDRYVEMAEDAIGSLYGKRLLDIGCGTGLLSVKFAKKGARVTGVDLSADMLAIAAERAKSLSLDLSFLQQPMQELTVAGPYDGAIISIDSLNYVKKREDVIQTFQRIYDALEDGGTLLFDVHSTYKTDVIFMESPFVFDNGRIAYIWQTDEGDEEHSIYSELAFFVRNENGLYRRFDEVHYQRTFDTYSYVDMLTEAGFAIERIFADWEDEPPREESERIFFQARK
- a CDS encoding helix-hairpin-helix domain-containing protein; the protein is MEPEKPSPVVVDVKGAVNFPGVYALTDENRLIDAIEAAGGYLPNADSRLLNHAMKLKDELVIYVPEVGEVLDGFPAETIGLEGESSSREDGTVNINTASEQELMTIPGIGPSKAAAIVQYREEHGPFPSEKDLTKVSGIGQKTFENLESFISVK
- a CDS encoding ComE operon protein 2, with the translated sequence MERITWDQFFMAQCHLLAVRSTCTRLAVGATIVRDNRIIAGGYNGSISGGDHCIDHGCYVVGNHCVRTIHAEMNALLQCAKYGIPVGGSSLYVTHFPCLQCSKAIIQAGIKHVFYAKDYKNDEYAIQLFKQSGVSVQHISFDERSIDFAHEEKRVLIEELLQKMETCGMDHEELVPLKKRADDLFGVTF
- a CDS encoding DNA internalization-related competence protein ComEC/Rec2 → MIYIAIPVAVSAFAAYGPVYLLLLNICWIPVLLFVKRDFLTFTLAALAAVSSYFFISNFIPEPADGSFGTIEFTWTDSVKIDGGKIKGIAKTNLGERMYITYALQSEVEKNQFLLEHIPSYVFSAEGSIVDPQPASHPFSFAMSRYLKMNGASGVFEVVRISESRKSKGPLTKLSEWRYRAKQHIQQAFPESLRTEAEALLIGDRSGMDEDLSKAYRTLGITHLFAISGLHVGLMTYLIRLALIRLLVRVETVDTLLIVLLPCYAILAGGAPSVWRAVSVTVLLLLTASGKLNMRMDDALALSAIFFILLAPYVIFQPGFQLSYSAAIALVYSSGSILKGKPPLLISFLVTSITQIALYPILLFHFYELSISSFFVNLLYVPLYSVIILPMNVLLFVSSLLVPPIATFLFMIYTPLRSWMGSVTEFLAALPFQLWTPGRPEPMLAAFAVTCILLFFISLEKKWSWKRKILFLLLPIIMIQVKPIFNPTIAVTFLDVGQGDSIVIQMPFRKSVYVIDTGGTVSFGERNWRTPDRSFEVGRNIVVPFLKGQGITKVDKLILTHADSDHMEGADELIEELQVKEIHIPPESDQEQMMEPVVRLAMEKRIPIFQASEGIGWSIDGIHFLYLGPETGEYKGNDSSLVLLMVVEGLSFLFTGDMEEGGENRIISRYGNADFGKVILKAGHHGSRTSSTDDFIQFLLPQLSIVSAGRDNRYGHPHQEVMETFQNCGVPVLSTADSGSITITIQDGVYRITTMH
- a CDS encoding YqzM family protein, encoding MNDFEKDVQSKRNDLIDSGVGFVVAFLGFSAIFVIATIVDFVAR
- the holA gene encoding DNA polymerase III subunit delta, which encodes MANKQWKKIESGQLAPVYLLTGVEQHIFDSTIKRIVKAMPDIEEASVIRYDLDETPVEIVLEEADTLPFLEDRKLIIANNASFLKASDKTKEKIVHNLDFLQSWLTNPSPTAIVVFTAPYEKLDGRLRVTKTMLEKAEVIEANRLTGRDLTTWIQHEVGSQGMQITGEIAQLLVDWVGDDLLMLSNELSKIAMFTGGKGDVTEEIIEKLVPRTPEMDVFRLTDAYLAGKVKEAISIYHDLLRNGEEPIMLTSLLAGQIRLMVHVSSLQRKGYHGQQIAKTLNVHPYRVKLIMENRQLPSMERLLDLLSKLAEIDFKLKSSSGKRERILELFFMEPMRL
- the rpsT gene encoding 30S ribosomal protein S20 yields the protein MPNIKGAIKRVKQSAAANEQNSQVKAAMRTAVRKADTALINKEENAPELLKDAVKKLDSAARKGLIHKNTAARQKARLTKKAL
- the gpr gene encoding GPR endopeptidase, with product MGQHDYYRTDLVVEDDEMVRHQSKSEKEKLEETKDVLFDEIRHGRIILTKVRILPEAEERIGKKAGSYVTLTLPTLRYDDKEGIEDMTKLLMKQLDDMLEEIHLPPEGKILFIGLGNREVTPDAIGPLTMDRMTEIVPKYFSDEGAEVYVYAPGVTIQTGLETAEFVGAVIDKIKPDVLIVIDALAAKDSSRLCRTIQMTDTGIHPGSGVGNSRKEVSKETLGIPVIAIGIPTVVDGPVLIADAIDTMFSYIASKIEDESRPSSKLTVSNWLYEVNKEADRSKLIPIFGDWSSWPHEDRIQLFEEVLSNRELNTFISPKEIDAWVYLYADALSSALFKWIDKLKSTH
- the spoIIP gene encoding stage II sporulation protein P, producing MKKSMQIWIAAIVTLFLFPIVMQFLPEGTSVASTKIMKDNAFIVYASNVMEEVEPAKEDTKAKVLLYFTHSHEAYEPMTKAADGKVATNHQTENIMKLGAKLKSQLIINGIDASTLDIDNSKEIRRKGIHYSKSYAEIRPHVKKAISEQPYDLVIDVHRDAVGPEKTTIVHEGERYAKVAFVLGTDHPQYKQNMENVLLVKRGMEKLVPGITRDIIQKGGPGVDGKYNQDLDPSVILIELGGIGNTEDELNRTIAIIAETIAQVLAAKEEEANSEGAV
- the ltrA gene encoding group II intron reverse transcriptase/maturase; the protein is MLMERILSRENLLSALKRVERNKGSHGVDGMPVQNLRKHFLEHWESMKMELLQGTYEPQPVRRVEIQKPDGGVRLLGIPTVIDRFIQQAIAQVLTSLYDPTFSEHSYGFRPNRSAHDGVRKAQRYIQEGNRWVIDIDLEKFFDKVNHDKLMGKLAKRIEDKRLLKLIRKYLKSGIMINGIVTTSEKGTPQGGPLSPLLSNIVLDELDKELEERGHKFVRYADDCNIYVKTMKAGNRVMSSVTSFIEGKLKLRVNPNKSAVDRPWKRTFLGFSFTSHREPKVRIAKESVKRMKYKIREITSRKKPYPMDYRIEKLNQYLMGWCGYFALADTPSVFRIFDSWIRRRLRMCMWKAWKQPKTRVKKLIGLGVPSGKAYEWGNSRKGYWRISSSPILDKTLGNSYWSSKGLKSLLSRYETLRHPS